From the genome of Streptomyces sp. NBC_01116, one region includes:
- a CDS encoding roadblock/LC7 domain-containing protein produces the protein MTAPNAAAHNPARHGSGELNWLLDELVQRVASIRKALVLSSDGLATGASADLTREDSEHLAAVASGFHSLAKGVGHHFDAGRVRQTVVELDEAFLFVTAAGDGSCLAVLADADSDVGQVAYEMTLMVKRVGAHLANAPRTTGLSAGG, from the coding sequence ATGACCGCACCGAACGCCGCAGCACACAACCCCGCACGCCACGGCTCGGGCGAACTGAACTGGCTGCTCGACGAACTCGTCCAGCGCGTCGCCAGCATCCGCAAGGCGCTGGTGCTCTCCAGCGACGGTCTCGCCACCGGCGCCTCGGCGGACCTGACCCGCGAGGACAGCGAGCACCTCGCCGCCGTGGCCTCCGGGTTCCACAGCCTCGCCAAGGGAGTGGGCCACCACTTCGACGCGGGCCGGGTGCGCCAGACCGTCGTCGAACTGGACGAGGCGTTCCTCTTCGTCACGGCCGCCGGCGACGGGAGCTGTCTCGCCGTCCTGGCGGACGCCGACTCCGACGTGGGCCAGGTCGCGTACGAGATGACACTGATGGTCAAGCGCGTGGGGGCCCATCTCGCCAACGCCCCACGGACGACCGGTCTGTCCGCCGGAGGGTGA
- a CDS encoding nitrate- and nitrite sensing domain-containing protein: MRFRGKSIRRKIVALLLVPLVSLTGLWVFATYITGRQADELLSAGSIVEKVGHPLEDAVRAVQGERRQTLVFLADPRASDALPVLMGQRAATDRIVGEVRENAREQEVREALTDSDADRLDAILSALDGLDALRESVEKRTIGRAKAMDFYNGLVDPSYRFLNGLHTLENVSMDKQMRGLVGVSRAREMLSREDALIASGLIAGRFTTSELRRISGLVAQRELLYEVNLEHLPAAERRRVEQFWGSPDTEPLRTAEDTLIAAGPTKSPRAVDADRWEESAGLVLDRLAGDATEMGNRFQDRSEPAAYRVLAQAGIAGILGFLALIVSVFVSVRIGRELVRDLSRLRKDAHEVSGVRLPSVMRRLAAGEQVDVETEAPHLSYEPDEIGQVGQALNTLQRAAVEAAVKQADMRRGVSEVFVNLARRNQVLLHRQLTLLDAMERRTENGDELADLFRLDHLTTRMRRHAEGLVILSGAAPSRQWRKPIQLMDVVRAAVAEVEDYERIEVRRLPRIGVGGPAVADLTHLIAELLENATVFSPPHTAVQVHGERVSNGFTLEIHDRGLGMAPEILLDANLRLAETPDFELSDTDRLGLFVVSRLAQRQNVRVSLQKSPYGGTTAVVFIPAALLTDAPDTHGTGFRLDRRAERAIGSGRGPEAAQGERTTATGGERRVNGRSTSLSPVPTGLTAPGVLDGPVELEAPVGPLDFTGDRLDRSPDPDPELDPALGPVLDGVSDLEDTESERGGIFRARDLRREDDRGSRRDEPGGMRRAADRDQHQQARDHGDESTAEVRPMRPAGPVPLPRRTPTLVSDRGRRVDTPGDDPAETPAKATGPVPHTADRPPGAAHRTGASDAPWTVRAAAHRTTEAHRTAEAPRATTEASRPAEASRATEPSRAAGASRVTEPSHATRAPRATGPSPTPGTRHEGTPEPAAPPEPDTVGGLPRRVRQASLARQLREESADRTPQRAPVDTYDDGERDADEVRDRMASLQRGWQRGRRQNAAESTGSTADTEPTAPTARTDTTEATANTEDTEPTGGPGGTAPGTTPGGDGR, from the coding sequence ATGCGCTTTCGCGGGAAGTCCATCCGCAGGAAGATCGTGGCGTTGCTGCTGGTGCCGCTCGTCTCCCTCACAGGCCTCTGGGTCTTCGCGACCTACATCACCGGCCGTCAGGCCGATGAGCTGCTGAGCGCCGGATCCATCGTGGAGAAGGTCGGCCACCCGCTGGAGGACGCCGTCCGCGCCGTCCAGGGCGAGCGACGGCAGACGCTGGTCTTCCTCGCCGATCCCCGGGCCTCCGACGCGCTCCCCGTGCTCATGGGCCAACGCGCCGCCACCGACCGCATCGTGGGCGAGGTCAGGGAGAACGCCCGGGAGCAGGAAGTCCGGGAGGCGCTGACCGACTCCGACGCCGACCGCCTGGACGCGATCCTCAGCGCACTCGACGGACTGGACGCCCTGCGCGAATCGGTCGAGAAGCGCACCATCGGCCGGGCGAAGGCGATGGACTTCTACAACGGCCTCGTCGACCCCTCGTACCGCTTCCTCAACGGACTCCACACCCTGGAGAACGTGTCGATGGACAAGCAGATGCGGGGCTTGGTCGGGGTGTCCCGGGCCCGCGAGATGCTCTCCCGCGAGGACGCGCTGATCGCGTCGGGCCTCATCGCGGGCCGCTTCACCACCTCCGAACTGCGCCGGATATCCGGCCTCGTGGCCCAGCGCGAACTGCTCTACGAGGTCAACCTGGAGCACCTGCCGGCAGCCGAGCGCCGACGCGTCGAGCAGTTCTGGGGCAGCCCCGACACCGAACCGCTGCGCACCGCCGAGGACACCCTGATCGCCGCCGGTCCGACGAAGAGCCCCCGCGCCGTCGACGCCGACCGCTGGGAGGAGTCGGCCGGCCTCGTCCTCGACCGGCTGGCGGGCGACGCCACGGAGATGGGCAACCGTTTCCAGGACCGTTCCGAGCCGGCCGCGTACCGGGTCCTGGCCCAGGCCGGGATCGCCGGGATCCTCGGCTTCCTGGCCCTGATCGTCTCCGTCTTCGTCTCCGTACGCATCGGCCGTGAGCTCGTCCGCGACCTCTCCCGGCTGCGCAAGGACGCCCACGAGGTCTCCGGCGTCCGGCTGCCGAGCGTCATGCGCCGGCTGGCCGCGGGCGAGCAGGTGGACGTCGAGACCGAGGCCCCGCACCTCAGTTACGAGCCCGACGAGATCGGCCAGGTCGGACAGGCGCTCAACACCCTCCAGCGGGCCGCCGTCGAGGCCGCGGTCAAGCAGGCGGACATGCGCCGCGGCGTTTCCGAGGTCTTCGTCAACCTCGCCCGCCGCAACCAGGTCCTCCTGCACCGTCAGCTCACGCTGCTGGACGCGATGGAGCGCCGTACCGAGAACGGCGACGAGCTGGCCGACCTGTTCCGCCTCGACCACCTCACCACCCGCATGCGGCGCCACGCCGAGGGCCTCGTGATCCTCTCCGGCGCCGCACCCTCCCGCCAGTGGCGCAAGCCCATCCAGCTGATGGACGTCGTGCGGGCCGCCGTCGCCGAGGTCGAGGACTACGAACGCATCGAGGTCCGGCGCCTGCCCCGGATCGGCGTGGGCGGCCCCGCCGTGGCCGACCTCACCCATCTGATCGCCGAACTCCTGGAGAACGCCACCGTCTTCTCGCCCCCGCACACCGCGGTCCAGGTGCACGGCGAACGCGTCTCCAACGGCTTCACGCTCGAGATCCACGACCGGGGCCTCGGCATGGCCCCCGAGATCCTCCTCGACGCGAATCTGCGGCTCGCCGAGACCCCCGACTTCGAGCTCTCCGACACCGACCGGCTGGGCCTGTTCGTCGTCAGCCGGCTCGCCCAGCGGCAGAACGTCCGCGTCTCCCTCCAGAAATCACCGTACGGGGGCACCACCGCGGTCGTGTTCATCCCCGCGGCGCTGCTCACCGACGCCCCCGACACCCACGGCACCGGGTTCCGCCTCGACCGCCGCGCCGAGCGCGCGATCGGCAGCGGCCGCGGCCCGGAGGCGGCGCAGGGCGAGCGGACCACGGCCACGGGCGGGGAGCGCCGCGTCAACGGCAGGTCGACGTCCCTGTCCCCGGTCCCCACCGGACTCACCGCACCGGGTGTCCTGGACGGGCCGGTCGAGCTGGAGGCCCCGGTCGGCCCGCTGGACTTCACCGGCGACCGGCTGGACCGGTCACCCGATCCCGACCCCGAGCTGGACCCGGCCCTGGGCCCGGTCCTGGACGGCGTGTCCGACCTGGAGGACACCGAGAGCGAGCGCGGCGGCATCTTCCGCGCCCGGGACCTGCGCCGCGAGGACGACCGGGGCTCCCGTCGCGACGAGCCCGGCGGCATGCGCCGGGCGGCCGACCGGGACCAGCACCAGCAGGCCCGCGACCACGGCGACGAGTCCACGGCGGAGGTGCGCCCGATGCGCCCCGCCGGACCCGTTCCGCTGCCGCGCCGCACCCCGACGCTGGTCTCCGACCGGGGCCGCCGGGTCGACACCCCGGGGGACGACCCGGCCGAGACCCCCGCGAAGGCCACCGGTCCGGTCCCGCACACCGCCGACCGGCCACCCGGGGCGGCACACAGGACCGGGGCCTCCGACGCGCCCTGGACCGTACGAGCCGCCGCGCACCGCACGACCGAGGCACACCGCACGGCAGAGGCACCCCGCGCGACAACCGAGGCATCCCGCCCGGCAGAGGCATCCCGCGCGACCGAGCCCTCGCGTGCCGCAGGAGCATCCCGCGTCACTGAGCCGTCACACGCCACGCGAGCCCCACGGGCCACAGGGCCGTCCCCGACCCCCGGGACACGGCACGAAGGGACCCCTGAGCCGGCCGCCCCACCGGAGCCCGACACCGTGGGCGGACTGCCCCGGCGGGTCCGGCAGGCCAGCCTCGCCCGTCAGCTCCGCGAGGAATCCGCGGACCGGACCCCGCAGCGGGCGCCCGTGGACACCTACGACGACGGCGAGCGCGACGCGGACGAGGTACGCGACCGCATGGCCTCGCTCCAGCGGGGCTGGCAGCGCGGCCGCCGGCAGAACGCCGCCGAATCCACCGGAAGCACGGCGGACACCGAACCCACCGCGCCCACCGCGCGTACCGACACCACCGAAGCCACCGCGAACACCGAGGACACCGAGCCCACCGGCGGCCCCGGTGGCACAGCACCAGGAACCACTCCGGGAGGGGACGGTCGATGA